One window from the genome of Salvia splendens isolate huo1 chromosome 9, SspV2, whole genome shotgun sequence encodes:
- the LOC121749042 gene encoding zinc finger protein SHOOT GRAVITROPISM 5-like has translation MLNSPPEHPTTSRRKRRPAGTPDPDAEVVSLSPKTLLESDRYVCEICNQGFQRDQNLQMHRRRHKVPWKLLKRETPVARKRVFVCPEPTCLHHDPCHALGDLVGIKKHFRRKHSNQKQWVCDKCNKGYAVQSDYKAHLKTCGTRGHSCDCGRVFSRVESFIEHQDACSMGRLRSDCHPLQAAAATATATATAACLSRTASSPSSDTNLSTAPWAGGHSSLVAPTDSIFMANAGAATRHRSRPPNLELQLLTKASSSLGFSGNSTKLDSTQLQLSIGSSEIGDKAENVAAGSRYSPMGSSSTSEKRSSVAAATVREEAEEQLRAAMAERAYAEEARQQAKRQRELAEQEFANAKRIRQQAVAELEKAQALKEQAAQQLSATILQITCHSCKHRFHPEAAAFAAETSSSAANSIRRGYISAALRDWEVKKN, from the exons atCCCGATGCGGAAGTGGTGTCTCTATCTCCGAAAACCCTCCTGGAGTCGGATCGGTACGTGTGCGAGATCTGCAACCAGGGGTTCCAGCGAGACCAGAATCTGCAGATGCACCGGCGGAGGCACAAGGTGCCGTGGAAGCTGCTGAAGAGGGAAACGCCGGTGGCGAGGAAGCGGGTGTTCGTGTGCCCGGAGCCGACCTGCCTCCACCACGACCCGTGCCACGCACTAGGCGATCTGGTCGGGATCAAGAAGCACTTCCGCCGCAAGCACAGCAACCAGAAGCAGTGGGTCTGCGACAAGTGCAACAAAGGCTACGCAGTTCAGTCCGACTACAAAGCCCACCTCAAGACCTGTGGGACCCGCGGCCATTCCTGCGACTGTGGCCGTGTCTTCTCTAG GGTAGAGAGCTTCATCGAGCATCAAGATGCTTGCAGCATGGGGCGGCTCCGATCGGATTGCCACCCACTGCAGGCAGCGGCTGCAACTGCAACCGCAACCGCAACCGCTGCCTGCTTATCGAGAACGGCATCAAGCCCTTCCAGCGACACCAATTTAAGCACCGCGCCGTGGGCGGGCGGCCATTCTAGTCTCGTAGCACCAACAGATTCAATATTCATGGCTAATGCCGGTGCCGCCACAAGGCACAGATCCCGGCCGCCCAATCTCGAGCTACAGCTGCTCACAAAAGCCAGCAGCAGCCTCGGCTTCTCCGGAAACTCAACCAAGCTCGACTCGACTCAGCTGCAGCTCTCGATCGGCTCGTCGGAGATCGGAGACAAAGCCGAGAACGTCGCCGCCGGAAGCCGGTACTCGCCGATGGGGAGCAGCAGCACCAGCGAGAAGCGCAGCAGcgtggcggcggcgacggtgagggaggaggcggaggagcaGCTGCGGGCGGCCATGGCGGAGAGGGCGTACGCGGAGGAGGCGCGGCAGCAGGCGAAGCGGCAGCGGGAGCTGGCGGAGCAGGAATTCGCCAACGCCAAGAGGATCCGGCAGCAGGCGGTGGCGGAGCTCGAGAAGGCGCAGGCGCTCAAAGAGCAGGCCGCGCAGCAGCTCAGCGCCACCATTTTGCAGATCACGTGCCACTCCTGCAAGCACAGATTCCACCCCGAGGCGGCCGCGTTCGCCGCCGAAACCTCTTCTTCCGCCGCAAACTCGATTAGGCGCGGTTACATATCGGCTGCGTTGAGGGATTGGGAAGTCAAGAAAAACtga